The following proteins come from a genomic window of Campylobacter concisus:
- the pheT gene encoding phenylalanine--tRNA ligase subunit beta — translation MIISKHWLNEWIDLSDVSGETLSKTLNSIGLEVDSYKEINLPKSIVVGYIKSREKHPDADKLSVCQVDVGGETLQIVCGAKNVEAGQFVPVALIGTTMPNGLEIKKAKLRGVESSGMICSSSELGLPKINDGILPLDESIGKLKLGTSLSEFEVFRDTIIEVDVTANRGDCQNLHGIAREICAALDLNMKDGHEDDESENLLGIGRIASVRAEDKVSGSFLYKAFELKEGLYENLITRMRLALIECQKTNLVERLLEYATFCTGVLFRAYDHAKLVSEGEKAVFDIKNGENGECVVFCEDKNLGVAGIYQSDEARVDEGSKVILVEASYVKPDVVSKAIFENKNLPKGDQVYRSSRGSEPNLAYGADYLFKRLASFKDSLSLFAGSQQSLLNTEPITLSISLGELKNMIGQEVARNDVVKILKKLGFEIAVNVEQESFNVKVPLFRHDIVNSHDICEEIVRIIGIDNIASTPLNFAEKNRLNKTYFDYKNALNLRHSAADNGFFESVHYVFDSQDELSELNFKPCKVKILNPINNELNTLRPTLVNHLLSSCEKNIKNSKRSVRLFELGEVFDEDASQGLNLGFVVSGLLKEPTLINGAKGEEANFYAFASMVQNVIGKFELKPCHGISYLSPYEQAHIYQNGEKIGYIGRVDARVEAKRDLPRTYICEIDFTKLKFEPILAIPYSKFQSTTRDLSLIVPENFEAGRIYECIRGLNLKELKEFLPVDIYKDAKLNGSISLSLKFTFQDMEKTLEDDDINALMDKILNELKDKLNIGIR, via the coding sequence ATGATAATTTCAAAGCATTGGTTAAACGAGTGGATCGACCTTAGCGACGTTAGCGGCGAGACACTTTCAAAGACATTAAATTCTATTGGGCTAGAGGTTGATAGCTATAAAGAGATAAATTTACCAAAGAGCATTGTGGTTGGCTACATAAAAAGTAGAGAAAAGCACCCAGATGCTGATAAACTAAGTGTTTGTCAGGTAGATGTTGGTGGAGAGACGCTTCAGATCGTGTGTGGGGCTAAAAACGTTGAAGCTGGCCAGTTTGTGCCAGTTGCACTTATTGGCACGACTATGCCAAATGGTCTTGAGATAAAAAAAGCAAAGCTAAGAGGTGTTGAGTCAAGTGGTATGATCTGTTCTTCAAGTGAGCTGGGACTTCCAAAGATAAATGATGGAATTTTGCCACTTGATGAGAGCATCGGCAAGCTAAAACTTGGTACAAGCCTTAGTGAATTTGAGGTCTTTAGGGATACGATAATAGAAGTTGATGTCACAGCAAACAGAGGCGATTGCCAAAATTTACATGGCATCGCAAGAGAAATTTGTGCAGCGCTTGATCTAAATATGAAAGATGGCCACGAAGACGATGAAAGCGAAAATTTACTAGGTATTGGCAGAATAGCTTCTGTGCGAGCAGAGGATAAAGTAAGTGGGTCATTTTTGTATAAGGCTTTTGAGCTAAAAGAGGGACTATATGAAAATCTAATAACTCGCATGCGTCTAGCATTAATAGAGTGCCAAAAGACAAATTTAGTTGAGAGACTGCTTGAATACGCGACATTTTGCACGGGTGTTTTATTTAGGGCTTATGATCACGCTAAGCTAGTAAGTGAAGGTGAAAAGGCTGTTTTTGATATAAAAAATGGCGAAAATGGCGAGTGCGTGGTTTTTTGTGAGGATAAAAATTTAGGTGTTGCTGGAATTTACCAAAGCGATGAGGCTAGGGTCGATGAGGGCTCAAAGGTGATCTTGGTAGAGGCTAGCTACGTAAAACCAGATGTTGTTTCAAAGGCTATTTTTGAAAACAAAAATTTACCAAAAGGCGATCAAGTTTATCGCTCAAGTCGTGGTAGCGAGCCAAATTTAGCTTACGGGGCGGACTATCTTTTTAAAAGGCTTGCTAGCTTTAAAGATAGCCTAAGTCTTTTTGCAGGCTCCCAGCAATCACTTCTAAACACCGAGCCTATCACTCTTAGCATCTCACTTGGCGAGCTTAAAAATATGATCGGTCAAGAGGTTGCAAGAAATGATGTCGTTAAAATTTTAAAGAAGCTTGGCTTTGAGATCGCAGTAAATGTCGAGCAAGAGAGCTTTAATGTAAAAGTGCCGCTATTTCGCCACGACATCGTAAATTCGCATGATATCTGCGAGGAGATCGTAAGGATAATAGGCATCGACAATATCGCCTCAACGCCGCTAAATTTTGCAGAGAAAAATAGGCTAAATAAGACATATTTTGACTATAAAAATGCTCTAAATTTAAGACACAGTGCTGCTGATAATGGATTTTTTGAGAGTGTGCATTATGTGTTTGATAGCCAAGATGAGCTCAGTGAGCTAAATTTCAAGCCATGCAAGGTCAAGATATTAAATCCTATAAACAACGAGCTAAATACACTTAGACCAACTCTTGTAAATCACCTCTTGAGCTCATGCGAGAAAAATATTAAAAATTCTAAACGCTCAGTTAGATTATTTGAACTCGGAGAAGTTTTTGATGAAGACGCAAGTCAAGGTCTAAATTTAGGCTTTGTTGTATCTGGGCTTTTAAAAGAGCCAACATTGATAAATGGAGCAAAAGGCGAGGAAGCAAATTTCTATGCTTTTGCTTCGATGGTGCAAAATGTTATAGGTAAATTTGAGCTAAAACCTTGCCATGGCATTTCATATCTTAGTCCATACGAGCAGGCACACATCTATCAAAATGGCGAAAAGATAGGCTATATCGGTAGAGTCGATGCGAGAGTCGAAGCAAAGAGAGATCTGCCAAGAACTTATATCTGCGAGATAGATTTTACCAAACTCAAATTCGAACCTATTTTGGCTATTCCTTATTCTAAGTTTCAAAGCACCACAAGGGATCTTAGCCTTATTGTGCCTGAAAATTTTGAGGCTGGGCGAATTTATGAGTGCATAAGAGGGCTAAATTTAAAAGAGCTAAAAGAATTTTTACCGGTTGATATTTATAAAGATGCGAAGCTAAATGGCTCAATCAGTCTTAGTTTGAAATTTACATTTCAGGATATGGAAAAAACACTTGAAGATGATGATATAAACGCACTTATGG